Sequence from the Nocardioides exalbidus genome:
CGGGCCCGCCACGAGCGCCTGCACGGCGAGCAGCTCGCCGAGCGCCGCCACATGTCCCCCACCACGACGTTCTTCGCGACGGTCACCGGTGTCTACGGCGGCTACTTCGGCGCCGGCGCGGGCGTGATGATGGTGGCTGTCCTCGGACTCGGCACCGACCTCGAGCTGCGCATCGTCAACGGCCTCAAGACGCTGTCGCTGATGGTCGGCAACATCGTCGCCGGGCTGATCTTCGTCGTCGTCGCCGACCCGCGCTGGGACGTCGCCGGACTGCTCGCCGCCGGCTCGCTCGTGGGCGGCTACGTCGGTGCCCGCATCGGCCGCAAGCTGCCCGACGGCGTCTTCCGGTGGTCCGTCGTGGCGGCCGGCATCGTGGCCGCGGTCCTGCTGCTCTGACCGCCCTCCGGGCGACGGATCAGGACAGCAGGCCGCGGACCACGCGCAGGCCGACCGACAGGCGCGCGAGCTCGGCGGTCTCCTCGCGGCAGATCTCCTCGAGGGTCGCGGCCGAGCGGCCGATGAGCTCCTCGTCGGCGTCCTCCCACGCGGCCACCCGGGCGGGTGCCGCGTCGTCGGCGCTGGTCGACTCGAGGACCTGGGCGGTGAGCTGCTGGTGCACGCCGTAGAGGTCGTCGCGCACCGCGGCGCGGGCCATCGTCTGCCAGCGGTCGTCGCGCGGCAGGGCGAAGATCCGCTC
This genomic interval carries:
- a CDS encoding sulfite exporter TauE/SafE family protein; this translates as MTALEALLVLVTGFGAGVLSSTVGVASLLSFPVLVGLGLPPVVANVSNTLGLIPGGVGGVVGYREEVREAGRIAWIIMLVCAVGAVLGAALLLGLPPGVFETIVPFLILFTCLLVGIQPRVAAWLRARHERLHGEQLAERRHMSPTTTFFATVTGVYGGYFGAGAGVMMVAVLGLGTDLELRIVNGLKTLSLMVGNIVAGLIFVVVADPRWDVAGLLAAGSLVGGYVGARIGRKLPDGVFRWSVVAAGIVAAVLLL